GAGTTCGGTTCGGGCGCGTGATCGGGTCGCGCACGCGCAAGCCGATCAATGGCGGCATGAATTGCCGCCATGTTGAGTTCCTACACTGCAAGCTTGCCGTCGAGATAGAGCTGCAGGGTCGCACGGGTCCCCTTTTCCCACAGCGTTTTCAGGGCATGCGCAAAACGCTTGCGGAACAAGTCGGATTGCGACACCTCGCCGAAAATGCCCTCGAAGACGAGGAACGCCGCCGGATCGTCCTTTGCCTTCAGTGCGGCGGCATGGAGCAGATCGGCACTGGCATCGTTGAAGACGATCTCCTTGCCGCTGTCGGTCGTGCCCGCGAAGTAACGGCACCACAGAGCCGAAACCAGCGAAAGGCCCACGACGTCCCTGCCCTGGCGCAGATTGTCGAGCGTGGAAGGCAGGATAAATTTCGGCTGACGGTTCGAACCGTCCTGCGCCAGGCGCGGGATCGTGTCGGCGATCTTCGGGTTCAGAAGGCGGCGCTCGATCAGCGCGAAATAATCCTTGAGCGAGGTATCGGGCACCGGCGGCACGATCGGGATGATCTCGTCGTTTTCGAGCTTGGCGAGGAAGGCGCGGATCAGCGGCTCTTCCATCGCCTCATGCACGAAATGGATGTCCATCAACGCCGCCGGGTAGGCGATCGCCGCATGGCCGCCGTTGAGGATGCGTATCTTCATGTGCTCGTAAGGAGTGACATCCGGCACGAAGGTGACGCCGACTTTATCGAGCGCTGGCCGTCCGGCAGTAAACTTGTCTTCCAGCACCCACTGTTTGAACTCTTCACAATAGACCGGCCAGTTGTCTTCGATACCGAACGTATCGTTCAAAAAATCGATCTCGCGCTGGCCCGTTGCCGGCGTAATGCGATCGACCATGGCATTGGGAAAGGCGACATTTTCCTTGATCCACACGGCAAGGGCCGGATCGGAAAGCTCCGCCACACCCAAGACGGCGTTTCTGGTCACGGCGCCGTTATGCGGAATGTTGTCGCAGGACATAACGGTGAAGGGCACGATGCCCTTTTCCTTGCGCGCCTTGAGACCGGCAACGATAAGACCGAAAACGGTTCTCGGCTCGGACGGGTTTTTTCCGTCCGCAGCTATCGCCGGATGCGATGGATCGAATTTTCCGGACGCGTCGATGAAATATCCGCCCTCGGTGATCGTCAGCGAGACAATGCGGATTGCAGGATCGGAGAGCTTGGCGACGATGGCTCGGCAATCGCCGACCGGCAGGATGTCGACCATCGGCGCCGTGACACGCGCAGCCGTCTTGTTGTTGTCCTGCTCCACGACCGTCGTCAGGAAGTCCTGCGCGGCAAGCTTCTCGCGCATCGCGACGTCGGAAGGCAGGATGCCTGCACCGATAATGGCCCAGTCGTGATCCTTTCCTTGGTTGAAAAGATCGTCGAGGTAGATAGCCTGGTGGGCACGGTGGAAATTCCCGACGCCGAAGTGCACGATGCCGGCGGTAAGCGACGCTCGGTCATAAGCCGGGATCTCGGCCGTTTTAGCCGCATCGGGAAGCGTTGCCAGCGATAATTTGCACGTCATGTTTCAGTCCTCTTGAGGTCTTGCGAAGCGGATCCGCGCTCTGCTTGCAGCAAACCGGACGCCTTGCCCGGCCTGCATTTTCACCCCGCACGATATGCGCTTCAGATGGCGAGGCCGCCCTCGTTGAATTTATGGATGCGCGACTTGTCCGGCGTCAGGTAGACGGTGTCGCCGGCCTTCGCCGCGAAATCGCCGCCACCGCGTGCGGTGACCGAGCCGATACCTTCGACGTCTATATGCAAGAAGGTATCGGAGCCGAGATGCTCGGCGACGACGACCCTGCCTTTCCAGTCGCCGCTTTCGGTCGAAAGCAGCACATGCTCGGGCCGCACGCCGATCGTATGCGCGTTCAGCGCAGCCGCATTGTGGCCTGTGATGAAATTCATCTTCGGCGAGCCGATGAAACCGGCCACGAAGAGATTGCGCGGGCTCTTGTAGAGCTCCAGCGGCGAGCCCACCTGCTCGATGTTGCCGCGGTTCAACACGACGATCTTGTCGGCCATCGTCATGGCTTCCACCTGGTCGTGGGTGACGTAGACCATTGTGGTCTTCAGTTGCTGGTGCAGTTCGCTGATTTCGATGCGCATGTTGACGCGAAGTGCAGCATCGAGGTTCGACAGCGGCTCGTCGAAGAGGAAGGCCGATGGCTGGCGGACGATTGCGCGGCCGATCGCCACACGCTGCCGCTGACCGCCGGAAAGCTGGCGCGGCTTGCGCTCCAGGTAATCGGTCAGGTTCAGGACGCGTGCGGCATCGCTTACCTTCCTGTCGATTTCGGTCTTGTCCATGCCCGCCATCTTCAACGGAAAGGCGATATTGTTGCGCACGCTCATATGCGGATAAAGCGCATAGGACTGGAACACCATCGCAAGCCCGCGCTCGGATGGCGCCTTTTCGGTTGCGTCCTTGCCGTCGATGACGATCTTGCCGCCGGAAACGTCCTCCAGCCCGGCGATCAGCCTGAGCAACGTGGATTTGCCGCAGCCCGACGGGCCGACGAAGACGACGAATTCGCCGTCCTGGATGTCGAGATCGATCGAAGGGATGACCTTGGCTTCGCCGAAGACCTTCGAAACGCTCTGAAGGGTAATGCTGCCCATGTTTGTCTCCCTGATGACTTATTTCACCGCGCCGAAGGTCAGGCCGCGGACGAGTTGTTTTTGTGAGAACCAGCCGAGGATCAGGATCGGCGCGATTGCCATTGTCGATGCGGCCGAAAGCTTGGCGTAGAACAGACCTTCGGGGCTGGAATAGGAGGCGATGAACGCCGTCAGCGGCGCAGCTTTCGAGGCGCTGAGGTTCAGCGTCCAGAAGGCTTCGTTCCAGGCCAGTATGATGTTAAGGAGCAGTGTCGAGGCAATGCCCGGTATCGCCATCGGCGTCAGCACGTAGATGATTTCCTTGGCAAGCGATGCGCCGTCCATTCGTGCCGCCTCGAGGATTTCGCCAGGGATTTCCTTGAAGTAGGTGTAGAGCATCCAGACGATGATCGGCAGGTTGATCAGCGTCAGCACGATCACCAGCCCCATCCGGCTGTCGAGCAGGCCGAAATTGCGGAACATCAGGTAGATCGGAATGAGCGCGCCGACCGGCGGCATCATCTTCGTCGAAAGCATCCACATCAGCACGTCCTTGGTCCGCTTGGTCGGCGAAAACGCCATGGCCCAGGCGGCAGGGATGGCGATGATGAGGCCGATCAGCGTCGAGCCGAAGGAAATGATCACCGAATTCATGAAGTGGCCGAGATAGTTCGAGCGGCTCTGCACCTCCGCATAGCTTTCCGTCGTCCAGTGGAAGAACAGGAACTGCGGCGGCGAGGCGATCGCATCGGCCTCCGACTTGAAGCTCGTAAGAAATGTCCAAAGGATCGGGAAGAAGATCAGGATCGCCAGCGTCCAGGCGATCGCCGTCATGACCACCTTGCGTCGAGTTGTGACTTTTCTGGCCATCTCAAGCCTCCAGATTCTTGCCGACAAGGCGGACAAGGAAGATCGCGACGATGTTGGCGAGGATGACCGCAATGATACCGCCCGCCGAAGCGCCGCCGATATCGAACTGCAGAAGCGCCTGCGCATAGACGAGGTAGGTGAGATTCGTGCTCTGCGTCCCCGGGCCGCCATTGGTGGTAACCAGGATCTCGGCAAAGACCGAGAGCAGGAAGATCGTCTGGATCAGGATCACGACCGTGATGGCGCGCGCCATATGCGGCAGGATGATATAGATAAACCTCGATATCGCACCGGCGCCATCCATTTCGGCAGCTTCCTTCTGCTCCTCGTCCAGCGACTGCAGAGACGTGAGCAGGATGAGCGTTGCAAACGGCAGCCACTGCCAGGCGACGATGAGAATGATCGAGAACAACGGCGCGTTTGCCAGCCAGTCATAGGGTTGCAGCCCGAGCGCCTTGGCAAGATGTGCGAAGAGCCCGTTGACCGGGTTCATGAACATGTTCTTCCAGACAAGTGCTGCCACCGTCGGCATGACGAAAAACGGCGCAATCACCAGGATGCGCACGATGCCCTGGCCATAGATGTCCTGGTCGAGCAGCAGGGCGAAGGCGATACCGCCGACCACGGTGATGATCAGCACACCGAGCACCAAAAGCAGCGTATTGGTGAGTGCCGCGAAAAAGGCGGGATCGGAAAGGAAGTAGCTGTAGTTCACAAAGCCGACGAAGCTTTCCATTCCCGGGCTGAGAAGGTTGTAGTTCAAAGTCGAGAAGTAGATCGTCATCGCAAGCGGGACGATCATCCACGCGAAGAGAAGCACGACGGACGGTGCGATCATCATTCGCGCTGCGGAGCGGGTGTGTAACGTTGCCATGGCGATGACCGATCCTGTTTCGAGGGGCTGTCTGGCTGCAGGGCAGCTGAGAAAAAGGGGCCGCCGACGCTATTCGGGCATTCGGCGGCCCAGAGGGGCGGGAGGTCAACGATCCCACCGTCTCAGGAGGTTATTATTTGATGTAACCAGCCTTGGTCATTTCGCGGGTCGCCAGTTGCTGGGCGCTCTGCAGGGCCTGTTCGACCGAGACCTGGCCGGCGAGAGCCGCGGAGAACTGCTGGCCGACGGCCGTGCCGATACCCTGGAATTCCGGGATCGCCACGAACTGGACGCCGACATAGGGAACCGGCTTGACGGTCGGCTTGGTCGGGTCGGCCGCATTGATGGAGTCGAGCGTCATCTTCGCGAAAGCCGCAGCCTTCTGATATTCCGCGTTCTCATAGAGCGAGGTACGCGTGCCGGGAGGCGCGTTCAGCCAGCCTTCCTTCTCGGCGACGAGCTTGGTGTAATCCTTGCTCGTTGCCCAGGCGACGAACTTCTCGGCTGCTTCGACCTTCTGCGAGCTCGCCGGGATGGCAAGGCTCCAGGCCCACAGCCAGTTGCCGCGCTTGCCGAGACCCTTGTCGGGAGCGAGCGCGAAACCGACCTTGTCGGCAACCTTCGATTCCTTCGGGTTGCTGACGAAGGAGGCTGCGACGGTCGCATCGATCCACATGCCGCACTTGCCGGTCTGGAAGAGCGCCAGGTTTTCGTTGAAGCCGTTCGACGAAGCGCCGGGAGGGCCGGCTTCCTTCATCAGGTCGACGTAGAAGGCAAGCGTGTCCTTCCACTCCGGCTGGTCGAACTGGGGCTTCCAGCTCTCATCGAACCAGCGGGCGCCGAAGGAGTTCGACATCGCCGTCAGGAAGGCCATGTTTTCGCCCCAACCGGCTTTGCCGCGCAGGCAGATGCCGTAGATTTCCTTGTCCTTGTCGGTGATCTTCTTCGCAGCATCGGCGATGAAGTCCCAGGTCGGCGCGTCGGGCATCTTCAGGCCGGCGGCGTCGAAAAGGTCCTTGCGATACATGACCATCGAGCTTTCACCGTAAAACGGCGCCGCATAGAGCTTGCCGTCCACAGTCAGGCCGCTGCGAATGGCCGGCAGCAGGTCATCGGCGTCATAGTCGGCGCCAAGGTTGTCGAGCGGCAGGAGCCAGTTCTGCTTTGCCCAGATCGGGACCTCGTAAGTGCCGATCGTCAGAACGTCGTACTGGCCGCCCTTGGTCGCGATGTCGGTCGTGACCTTCTGGCGCAGAACGTTCTCTTCGAGAGTTACCCATTCAAGGTCGATGTCGGGATTTTTCGCCTTGAAGTCATCCGTCAGCTTCTGCATCCGGATCATGTCGCCGTTGTTGACGGTCGCGATCGTCAGCGTTTCGGCCGAAGCCATGCCCGCAAACGCCAGTGCTGAGCAGGCGCCCAGCAGAATAGTTCTCAATGTCATATCTTCCTCCCAGAAGATGGGTATGAGCATTCGCTTTGCTCGTGAGCAATTACTCACTATAGGGCGTGGAATGTCAATTGGAATCGTTGCTGCAACAGCGAAATGCAGAGTTATCCGTTTGATTTTACAAATGATATTTTTTGCTCAGGAAGTGAGCAAAAAATCGGCCGTCTGTTCGTCGGTGATCAGGCTGTTGATT
Above is a window of Rhizobium etli 8C-3 DNA encoding:
- a CDS encoding carbohydrate ABC transporter permease, which encodes MARKVTTRRKVVMTAIAWTLAILIFFPILWTFLTSFKSEADAIASPPQFLFFHWTTESYAEVQSRSNYLGHFMNSVIISFGSTLIGLIIAIPAAWAMAFSPTKRTKDVLMWMLSTKMMPPVGALIPIYLMFRNFGLLDSRMGLVIVLTLINLPIIVWMLYTYFKEIPGEILEAARMDGASLAKEIIYVLTPMAIPGIASTLLLNIILAWNEAFWTLNLSASKAAPLTAFIASYSSPEGLFYAKLSAASTMAIAPILILGWFSQKQLVRGLTFGAVK
- a CDS encoding ABC transporter ATP-binding protein: MGSITLQSVSKVFGEAKVIPSIDLDIQDGEFVVFVGPSGCGKSTLLRLIAGLEDVSGGKIVIDGKDATEKAPSERGLAMVFQSYALYPHMSVRNNIAFPLKMAGMDKTEIDRKVSDAARVLNLTDYLERKPRQLSGGQRQRVAIGRAIVRQPSAFLFDEPLSNLDAALRVNMRIEISELHQQLKTTMVYVTHDQVEAMTMADKIVVLNRGNIEQVGSPLELYKSPRNLFVAGFIGSPKMNFITGHNAAALNAHTIGVRPEHVLLSTESGDWKGRVVVAEHLGSDTFLHIDVEGIGSVTARGGGDFAAKAGDTVYLTPDKSRIHKFNEGGLAI
- a CDS encoding ABC transporter substrate-binding protein, whose amino-acid sequence is MTLRTILLGACSALAFAGMASAETLTIATVNNGDMIRMQKLTDDFKAKNPDIDLEWVTLEENVLRQKVTTDIATKGGQYDVLTIGTYEVPIWAKQNWLLPLDNLGADYDADDLLPAIRSGLTVDGKLYAAPFYGESSMVMYRKDLFDAAGLKMPDAPTWDFIADAAKKITDKDKEIYGICLRGKAGWGENMAFLTAMSNSFGARWFDESWKPQFDQPEWKDTLAFYVDLMKEAGPPGASSNGFNENLALFQTGKCGMWIDATVAASFVSNPKESKVADKVGFALAPDKGLGKRGNWLWAWSLAIPASSQKVEAAEKFVAWATSKDYTKLVAEKEGWLNAPPGTRTSLYENAEYQKAAAFAKMTLDSINAADPTKPTVKPVPYVGVQFVAIPEFQGIGTAVGQQFSAALAGQVSVEQALQSAQQLATREMTKAGYIK
- a CDS encoding mannitol dehydrogenase family protein encodes the protein MTCKLSLATLPDAAKTAEIPAYDRASLTAGIVHFGVGNFHRAHQAIYLDDLFNQGKDHDWAIIGAGILPSDVAMREKLAAQDFLTTVVEQDNNKTAARVTAPMVDILPVGDCRAIVAKLSDPAIRIVSLTITEGGYFIDASGKFDPSHPAIAADGKNPSEPRTVFGLIVAGLKARKEKGIVPFTVMSCDNIPHNGAVTRNAVLGVAELSDPALAVWIKENVAFPNAMVDRITPATGQREIDFLNDTFGIEDNWPVYCEEFKQWVLEDKFTAGRPALDKVGVTFVPDVTPYEHMKIRILNGGHAAIAYPAALMDIHFVHEAMEEPLIRAFLAKLENDEIIPIVPPVPDTSLKDYFALIERRLLNPKIADTIPRLAQDGSNRQPKFILPSTLDNLRQGRDVVGLSLVSALWCRYFAGTTDSGKEIVFNDASADLLHAAALKAKDDPAAFLVFEGIFGEVSQSDLFRKRFAHALKTLWEKGTRATLQLYLDGKLAV
- a CDS encoding carbohydrate ABC transporter permease, which produces MATLHTRSAARMMIAPSVVLLFAWMIVPLAMTIYFSTLNYNLLSPGMESFVGFVNYSYFLSDPAFFAALTNTLLLVLGVLIITVVGGIAFALLLDQDIYGQGIVRILVIAPFFVMPTVAALVWKNMFMNPVNGLFAHLAKALGLQPYDWLANAPLFSIILIVAWQWLPFATLILLTSLQSLDEEQKEAAEMDGAGAISRFIYIILPHMARAITVVILIQTIFLLSVFAEILVTTNGGPGTQSTNLTYLVYAQALLQFDIGGASAGGIIAVILANIVAIFLVRLVGKNLEA